The Porites lutea chromosome 4, jaPorLute2.1, whole genome shotgun sequence genome contains a region encoding:
- the LOC140934418 gene encoding uncharacterized protein, with the protein MKNVVKGPTRITNHSKTLIDLIVTNRKDLVKQKGACHLGISDHDMIYATLSASIPRDQPKIITIRNSNKFNERNFQSDIARAPFQVCEVFDDPTDVYYAWNLLFTELCNEHAPLKQIKVRSNSLPWVTKEIRITMNQRYKTLKRARQLNDPLLWDNYKRLRNKI; encoded by the coding sequence ATGAAGAACGTGGTAAAAGGACCAACAAGAATTACTAACCATTCTAAAACGTTGATTGACCTCATTGTCACGAACAGAAAAGATCTGGTCAAACAAAAGGGCGCTTGTCACCTGGGTATCTCAGATCACGACATGATTTATGCAACCTTATCAGCCAGTATCCCGAGAGACCAGCCTAAAATAATTACCATCAGGAACTCTAACAAATTCAACGAAAGGAACTTTCAAAGTGACATTGCCCGAGCGCCTTTTCAAGTCTGCGAAGTTTTTGATGACCCCACTGATGTTTATTACGCATGGAACCTGCTCTTCACAGAATTATGCAACGAACACGCACCacttaaacaaattaaagtacGCAGTAACAGCCTGCCTTGGGTAACAAAGGAAATCAGAATAACCATGAATCAAAGATACAAGACTCTGAAAAGGGCGCGTCAGCTAAATGATCCACTGCTATGGGATAACTATAAAAGACTTAGAAATAAAATATGA
- the LOC140935095 gene encoding octopamine receptor beta-1R-like, producing MEGNSNTTSNNETSLTRDGSSVFDKIFLTVTVSLIIIIIFAAICGNLLVCLAISFNQRLRKVTNYFIVSLAISDLMTACFSMPFDVQALIHPFGWNNGEFTCNFWAFMYLIAAPTSILNLMAVSIDRYRAISAPLQYYDKMRPKRALTFIAIIWLYSFVFTTVGMVGWPFYDHSVINGMCFFNIHPYFSVTSSAVNFIFPTVVMCVIYFKIYLIANAHAHRLANEVPEPVPSCVSNEDSANMTNEKKRTKRNIKAAKTIAILVSTFLVCWMPITLLSTVGSLCRECIMVGNVAVFQALLVLAYLNSALNPILYSFFNREFRESFIKIFKLRWHQSNNNLTP from the coding sequence ATGGAGGGAAACTCAAACACCACTTCAAACAATGAGACATCATTGACAAGGGATGGTAGTAGTGTTTTTGATAAAATTTTCCTTACTGTCACTGTTTCTCTTATTATAATCATAATCTTCGCCGCGATCTGTGGAAACCTGCTTGTCTGCCTCGCTATTTCATTCAATCAACGCCTTCGCAAAGTGACCAACTACTTCATAGTTTCTCTGGCGATCTCTGATCTCATGACAGCTTGCTTTTCAATGCCATTTGATGTGCAAGCTCTCATACACCCATTCGGGTGGAATAATGGTGAGTTCACGTGCAATTTCTGGGCCTTCATGTACCTGATAGCAGCCCCAACTTCCATACTGAACCTAATGGCGGTCAGCATCGACAGATATCGAGCTATCAGCGCCCCACTGCAGTACTACGACAAGATGAGACCAAAAAGAGCCTTGACTTTCATAGCAATAATCTGGCTTTATTCTTTCGTCTTTACAACAGTTGGAATGGTGGGGTGGCCTTTCTATGATCACAGCGTGATAAATGGCATGTGTTTCTTCAACATACATCCTTATTTTTCCGTGACAAGTTCTGcggtaaattttattttcccaaCAGTTGTGATGTGTGTGATCTATTTCAAGATCTACCTGATTGCCAATGCGCATGCCCATCGTTTGGCAAACGAAGTCCCTGAACCAGTGCCGTCTTGTGTGTCCAACGAGGATTCTGCAAACATGACCAACGAAAAGAAAAGGACCAAGCGAAACATCAAGGCTGCGAAGACCATCGCCATTTTAGTGTCAACATTTCTTGTATGCTGGATGCCAATAACTTTATTGTCTACTGTTGGTTCCCTCTGTAGAGAGTGTATCATGGTCGGCAATGTGGCAGTCTTCCAGGCACTTCTAGTGCTGGCCTACCTCAACTCAGCGCTCAATCCCATCTTGTACTCATTTTTCAATCGGGAATTCCGGGAATCCTTTATAAAGATATTTAAACTACGGTGGCATCAGAGCAATAATAATTTAACCCCTTAA